GGCGATCACTTTTGACGATGGTCCCGATCCCGAGTGGACGCCGAAGATCCTCGACGTTCTGAAGAAATATGACGTGAAGGGCACCTTCTTCATGATCGGCGCGGAAGCCGAAAACAATGTCGGGATCATGAAGCGGGCATACGCCGAAGGGCATGAACTTGGCAACCATACCTTCACGCATCCGGACATCAGCGAAATTTCATCCCGACAGGCCGACCTGCAACTCAATCTGACGGAGCGTCTGTTTGCCTCCAAGGTGGGTGTGCAGCCGCTTTACTTCCGTCCTCCGTACTCCATCGATCAGGAACCCGACACCAACGATCAGGCCGCGCCGATTCAGCGGATTCAGCGCATGGGTTACGTCGTTGTAGGGAACAAGATCGATACGAACGACTGGGACGAGCATCCGCAGAAATCGCCACAGGAGATCACGCAGTCCGTCCTGGACCAGATCGAAATCATGAAGGTGAAGCCCTGGTTCCGCGGGTCGATCATTCTGATGCACGATGGTGGAGGAAACCGCGCACCCACTGTTGCGGCGCTTCCGATGCTCATCGAAACGCTGCGCGCGCGTGGTTATGAGTTCGTCCCTGTAAGTGAACTGCTGGGTAAGACCCGCAGTCAGGTAATGCCTGAACTCACCCGGAGACAGCGGTGGCAGGCACGTGTGGATTCACTGGCCTTCTTTGGGATTGGTGCCTTCAACCATATCGTGGTCGCTGTCTTCTTTGTCGGCGACATTCTGATGAGTGGACGCCTGATCATCATCGGTCTCTTCGCACTGATCGATCGCTTCCGCAAACGCAAAAACTTTGCGACAGAGGACTATCTGCCGCGCGTAGCCGTTCTGATCCCGGCATACAACGAAGAGAAGGTCATCGTTCGTACGATCCGTTCCGTCATGATGTCGACATACAAGAACCTGCACATCATCGTGATCGACGACGGATCCAGCGACCGCACGGCGGAGATCGCGCGCGAAGCGTATCCAAACGACATTGAGAGTGGTCGTCTTCGCGTGCTCAAGAAAGAAAACGGCGGCAAGGCAGAGGCTCTCAACTACGGCCTTCAATTTGTCGAAGAAGAGATCTACGTTGGCATCGACGCGGATACCGTTATCGCGCACGACGCCATCGCCCGTCTGGTGCCACACTTCGCGAATCCGGAGATCGGTGCGGTCGCGGGCAATGCCAAGGTCGGCAATCGCGTGAACCTCTGGACGCGCTGGCAGGCACTGGAGTACATCACCAGCCAGAACTTCGAACGCCGCGCGTTGGATCTCTTCGATGTGGTCGTGGTGGTTCCTGGAGCGATCGGTGCATGGCGCACCGTGGCGGTGAAGACCGGCGGTTGCTACCACTCCAATACGGTGGCCGAGGATGCGGATCTCACGATGATCCTCCTGGAGCAGGGACTCGCCGTGATCTACGAGGACCAGGCCCTGGCGTTCACGGAAGCTCCCATCAATGCCAATGGCTTGATGCGGCAGCGTTTTCGCTGGTCGTTTGGCATCATGCAGGCCGTCTTCAAGCACATCGGAGCGATCAAGCGGCGTAAGGCGATGGGGCTCTTCGCCCTGCCGAACATCATCGTCTTTCAGATTATGCTGCCGCTCGTCTCTCCTCTGATCGACCTGATGTTTGTCGCCAGCGCGGTGAAGTTCCTCTACGACTTGCACTTCCATCCGGACTCTGCCAGCTCTGCCAGCTTCCTCTTATTGGTGAAGTACTTCATGGCGTTCCTCGTCATCGATTTCTCGGCATCGGCGCTCGCGTTTGCGTTGGAGCGAAAGCATCCCGCCAGCAAGGGCGATGCTTGGCTGCTCTTCCATATCTGGATTCAACGCTTTACGTATCGCCAGGTCTTCTCGGTCGTTCTCTTCAAGACAGTGAAGCGCGTGATCGATGGGCGTCCCTTTAGCTGGGACAAGCTCGAACGCACGGCTACGATGAGTAAAGCCACGGACAAATTGACGGAGTAGGGGAAGATTTCCAAAAAAGGAGAAATTGCCGCGCAGAAGCGGTGATATTCTTCCGGCGAGGTTTGTCGCCATGCGGAATCTTCCCGTGTTCTTTGGATGCGCTCTCGCAGCAAGTGCTTTGGCCCAAGTGGGTGTCACTACCCCGGCGGCCTATCGCGGTGTGATGACCGTTGTGGACGGCGTGTACGTCACACCCATTCCAAATATCCCAATGACGGCGACTGTGGACATTAGTTCCATGCGCATTCTTCCCGACGGGACGCAGGAGTTGCGAAAGACCCTGAACGAGATCGCCCGCGACTCGCGTGGAAGAATCTATAACGAACGACGGGCGATGGTGCCGGTGACCTTTGAGGGAAAATCTTCCCTGCAGTCGGCACATATCTTCGATCCACAGACTCGGCAGAGCGTTTTTCTCAACCCCCATACACATCTTGCGCGCGAGATGACCCTGCCCGATGCCGGGAACCGGCCCGTCTCTGAAAGCGGGATCCCACCTGCTCCGCACGGTGCTGCGGTAGAAGATCTTGGGCAATCGAACCTGGCTGGAGTCAATGTTCACGGTGTTCGCTACACGATCCAAATTGCCGGCATAGCGAGTGGCACAGGGAAGCCTTTGCAGATCAAGGATGAGTACTGGTATTCCGATCAGCTACGCCTGAACATGATGGTGGTTCACGATGATCCGAGGACGGGGCAGCAGATCGTGATGATCAAGCAGGTCAGCCAGCGTGAGCCAGATTCCAAGTTGTTTCAGGTGCCCGAGGGGTATCGCGTAGTGGATGAGACTCCAGTGCAAACGGCGCCGCCATCGAGAGAGGCTGCGCCGCGTGGTTCAGTGGCACCGGTCGGCACCACTCCGTTTTAGAGTGGGTTCTAGGCGGTAGAGCGAAGCTGGATCACCTGGCCTGCGCGCGACGCCGCTTCAGCCAGAACCCGATGATGGATGGTGAAGAGGGCAAGCTCCAGGCGATCGGAGACTCCGGTCTTGTCGTAGATCGAGCGCAGGTAGTTCTTCACAACTTGCTCTTTGGTGCCGATTTGCAGGGCGATTTCCTTGTTCTTGCACCCTTGCACAATGAATCCAACGATCTGCAGTTCGCGCGGGGTTAAGCGTTCCCGAACGCGCGTTCCTACCGAGTCCGCCACATTTGCGGAAGGCGTGGGGAACTGGGCAACAGAACGGTATCCGCGGCTGACTTTACGGACGCACTCCACCATTTCAATGCCTGTAGC
This genomic stretch from Terriglobus saanensis SP1PR4 harbors:
- a CDS encoding polysaccharide deacetylase family protein, whose protein sequence is MSTNKQIFYDPQKKRWKRLRRIFDISAAVGAVLLILFVIGVIRMKPLPELLLELPKRNYRALNTPQVPSGADKNKKRTLHRKTDKAPSDVPLNQGEGLRAAYYVEWDPSSYSSLKQHIAQIDLLFPEWLHVINPAGGLTSYTTDQRPYAVVDRQGVHNVDLENKVARTISDSKQDTEIFPLVNNFDPIKGKFLPEVGDFLKSVDSQKNFMTQVGQFLGANPHYRGLSLDFEEIPSDAQDAYRNMISVLYTQLHARGLKLYINTPVGDDDWDLKFMADHSDGLLLMNYDEHETESQPGPIASQDWFVANLKRILLKVPKEKLICALGSYGYDWTMSLPPVGGAAPPKDKHGRRKTQNESTFVSKVLNSDNKTTQEAWQAAADSGSEVDLDDASRNPHYAYDDEDAHVRHQVWFLDAVTVYNEMRAARELGLQTFALWRLGSEDASLWRIWDNPGKASPIKDLASVAPGFSVDIEGQGDIMKVSGAPREGHRTLTIDDDSKQIDSEVMSSYPLSYEVNYFGYNAKKLAITFDDGPDPEWTPKILDVLKKYDVKGTFFMIGAEAENNVGIMKRAYAEGHELGNHTFTHPDISEISSRQADLQLNLTERLFASKVGVQPLYFRPPYSIDQEPDTNDQAAPIQRIQRMGYVVVGNKIDTNDWDEHPQKSPQEITQSVLDQIEIMKVKPWFRGSIILMHDGGGNRAPTVAALPMLIETLRARGYEFVPVSELLGKTRSQVMPELTRRQRWQARVDSLAFFGIGAFNHIVVAVFFVGDILMSGRLIIIGLFALIDRFRKRKNFATEDYLPRVAVLIPAYNEEKVIVRTIRSVMMSTYKNLHIIVIDDGSSDRTAEIAREAYPNDIESGRLRVLKKENGGKAEALNYGLQFVEEEIYVGIDADTVIAHDAIARLVPHFANPEIGAVAGNAKVGNRVNLWTRWQALEYITSQNFERRALDLFDVVVVVPGAIGAWRTVAVKTGGCYHSNTVAEDADLTMILLEQGLAVIYEDQALAFTEAPINANGLMRQRFRWSFGIMQAVFKHIGAIKRRKAMGLFALPNIIVFQIMLPLVSPLIDLMFVASAVKFLYDLHFHPDSASSASFLLLVKYFMAFLVIDFSASALAFALERKHPASKGDAWLLFHIWIQRFTYRQVFSVVLFKTVKRVIDGRPFSWDKLERTATMSKATDKLTE
- a CDS encoding response regulator transcription factor, whose amino-acid sequence is MNRIILADNQAIFRAGAARVLAMEDDMRIVAQCGDAERLMQAVSTLRSSIIIVASTLPPDFERLFSEATAAASRIVLLAENGENTSPMVLQRVEGLLNRSATGIEMVECVRKVSRGYRSVAQFPTPSANVADSVGTRVRERLTPRELQIVGFIVQGCKNKEIALQIGTKEQVVKNYLRSIYDKTGVSDRLELALFTIHHRVLAEAASRAGQVIQLRSTA